AACTCTCAGCGTTGCATGCAGAGGCGCACATTGGATTAAAATACTTGGTTGCATTTGGACTGTAGGTTGATGTCCATCAAATTATCTCATGATCCATATGTTTTCTATCGGAAGCTCCATATGTCTTGCATCTTCTCTGTTAGGTCTATTTATGTCAACTTGATCAATGGGGCAATGTTTTTCGCTGAATAATACATTTAGAACCTCAATGTCTCGTTAAAAATGAAACAGGTTGCTTGCTTTGATGCCAACATTTTGGCAAAATCAGAAGTTGCCGAAAGTTGACAACTTTATAGAGATTGGAGGGAACTAATTGGTAGACTCAAACTTTTATGTGGTACTGGTGTCGATGATTCGCCTCTTGGCAAAATGACAAGGTAATAAGAAGTGTTGTTATTGCGACTATGTGGAACGATACACCACTTCTTCTTGCCTTGTCTTTTTCCACTTTTACTTTTGCAGACTATTCACATTCTTTTTAACTAGCCACTATTTTCAAACAACTAACTGGTTGGCTGGAGTGAACCTAAATTAAGGCCCAAATTCAGGTGGGGATGTCTCCTTTATGCTTGCCAATTGGAATTGCCGCAGGGATGTTATCATTAACTGGAATAGGGTTTTGCTTTTTTTGTAAATTATCCACAATATATGCATTGGATCTGTATGTGGTCTTTACTCCGACGTGCGGAGGCATGCAGTCCCTCCTTTTTTTTCCTAGAATGGAGTCACTTATTCTTAGGTGCAACTACTTGTAAACAATAACACGGGTTTTGTTCAACCAATTAAGATGACTTTGTAGCAATATGACTAGTGTAGCACAAGTGCCTCATGTAATTCATATGAATTGCAATTTGGTTGCCCTGGGTTCTTATATTTCTATTGTTTGTTTGACTTTGTAAACTTGCACTTGCCGATAAGAGATGACTGCATGCATGAATTAGTGGTAAGGCCCGGGTTCCACCCTCTTTCTGAAAAAAAAGGTTTTCATTCGATGGCTTATAAATAGTTACTCCATAGCCACTTGATAAATAGCAGAATTGCGAAAATAAAGCTAAATATGGGCTGATTTTTAACCATTTGATCGTCACATCTTGCTCCAACAACCCATGGTCCACTCTCCTCTTAACCCTAATGGCTTCCCTCATTTGCCCACTCACGTCGTTATTactttgctctcctcatcttccccACGACTTTCGTCTTACAAATTACATGTGATTGCGTTAGATACCTCTACTGTGGCCTCTATACGCCTTAAATCTTAGATAACTTCACCTCCGCCATTTGCCTCCGCCGGCAACACCCCTCCATATCGTCTTGCGTCCGCCATAGTCCAAACTCACCACAACTATTGTCGTGTCATTCACAACCTGCCATCCGCATTCATCGACCATGAATTAGGAATACACACACGGTTTATATAAATCTCAAACTTACAGTGGTCCGGTTATTTGATATGAGAAAGTTGACGAGGGTATGTTCACCAGTTATCTCGTTGGTGTGATCGTGTCTATGCCACTGATATTCACCGGTACTTCGCCAACATGGGCCCGGTGTGTCATTGTGTCCTATGATCGCGATGGACGCGTGGCACGACAAGCACATCGCACCATCACTCGCGTTGCAACGGTGTTCATTAGAAAGAAAGAGAATGCAAAGTTCGTTTCTCGTGTTTACCCGATTTCTTCACATCAATTTCTGCAAACGCGTCATGCCACAACACAAAAAAGTTACCCCTGCCTTCATGGCAGTATGGCTGGGGGCCTCACTTGAAAGGCTCATGTGTGGCCTCTGCTTAAGCATCTGGCAAATGATTGTACTCCCTTGCACGGCCTAATCATTACGGCTCCCTGATCACAAGGAAATATCGGAGAAAACCGGCATCGGGGCAGGCAGGCCTCCCTTGCACGGCAGCCTTTGCGTTGCAACGGAGGCCCCAACAAAATCCAGGTGGATCCGCCCCCGAAAGCCCATACAAAGCCGAGCTGTGACCGAATCAAATCACGCCCGCTGCCGCCCGCGTCCTGGCTGGTGTGCTCCTCTGCCTCCCCGGCGAGCCAGAGCCACCACCTGCAGCGCCACGATCCCCCTCATTATTGGCCCGCTGCCAAACGCCAGTACACGCCCGGTGCTCTGGTCCACCTCGTCTCCCCCCTGCACGTGCACTCACTCACTAGCCATGCAGAAGCCCCTCGTTCCTCTCTGGTGGTACGTGCGTGCCCGCGCAGAGGTTCCAGGGACGGTAGCGGCAGCCGTGGGCTGGCGCCGTGCGCCCGTATCGGCACCACGGCGCCGCGGCAAGATCGTGTCCCGCCCCGCGCCAACCGGTGTCTCCCCCGCGGCCGGAAGCGTCCATGGCAACCTCGGCCGGGCGCGTGCTTTACAGCGGCACGGCGTCGCCATCGGGATCGATCGGATCAGGGGCTGGCTTTGCTGCTGGAGTGCGCGGAGGGCCAAGGATCCCAGCCCCGATCGCCCGGCCGGAGCGCGCGCGCTTTACAGCGCCTGGAACGTACCTACGCGCCCGTGGCTCGACATTATACGATCCGTGCCATCGCACACACATACTATCAGATATCACGGTCGTTCGTTGGGGGAATATCGGGCCGGCACCGTGACCTGGTTCCCTCTGTCCGGCCGACGAGGCTTCACGCCCACACCCAGCTTCAGATTGGTAGCAGCATTTACATTTGTTAATCAGCTCCATTAATGGACGCTGATATTTTACTCAGGGTTAGTAGTACTACCTAGACGCGTAAATTAGTGTGCAATGGTGGTCCAGGAACATCGTCCGTGTCTGCAAGTTAGTAATCCTTTCACTCACACCGAGTGGCCCCTGAGGATGGATCGGGGCGGAGTAGGAGCAGACACCACTTGACAATGCGAGCCCGTGCACGAGCTCCACCTCCGTGGCCTGTACCTCGGATACTTTAAATGTGGGTACGAGGGCGGGCGAGCTGGTGCCGGCGTCGACGCACGCAGCAGCTGGTGACTGTGGTCCAGGGACGCAAAATATGAACCCGTACGTACAACACAGCCTTTGGATATGGTTTCGATTCACTTTCCAGTGGAACGAGACGGTGCTTTGTTGGGCGTGTGCTCCCCCGCCATGCAAAGCGCGCCAAGCCGCATTGTACTCTTTCAGTGTTAAAAACTGTTTGACAACTCGTCTTCTTGTACGTGCCGCGCCACTTTGGAGCCAAATTAGTCCGTGTTGAGCGCCCGGCGGCGTTAGAAAACCAAGTAAGTATGAACAGCCCCGGCACGGCACGACTGACTTGCTACCAAAGACGATGATCATGGTGGGGCGAAGGACCACGGGCGAAAGAATGCGATTTCTGATGGACTTTGGGCTCGGGATAAGAAGGTGCCATGGGATTGTCGGTTGCTGGGCCTGGAATTCGTAGGCCGTTTAGATTAATGCGACGGTCCGTGTTGGTTTACAAGCAGTGGTTGGAGCTAAGCTCGTAGGTACAACGTTCTTTTTCTTCGCGGCAACGCCAAGGGCTCACAGACAAGCTCGGTGTGCAGTGTCCAGTGCGACAGGGTAATAAGTCCAGATTTTGTCTGCTGAAAGGTAGGCGGGCTTTATTTAGTGTACTATACTAATACTCCTGCTACTAATCCCATGGGCGTGTTAAAAATATCGCATCAAGTGGCAGGAAATTTCGCCGCAAGTTTTTAGAGGCAAGGCAACGAGATCAGATCGGCTTCCCGACCGTCCATGCTACTAGCTTGGCATAATTACTGACACCGGCTCGGGAGATAAGGAGAGCCACCAGAGAGCTGATAAAGATGCGGACAGCTGATCGATCTTCGTCTTTTAAGGATGTTAACATCACACTATGGACGGTCATTACTGGAGCACTAAAAAATAGGTACCGTCACGGACTAATCAACCGCCGTGATAGGCCGTGCAGATGGAAATTTGCACCCCGCTAAGATCTCATCGAACTTCTTGGCCGCATGATGGCCGGGTCATGTTCAACCTCTGAGCTTGCTATGTTGGGTGGCTGTGCTCTGTAAAGGCGGCATTAAGTTTCTCTTCGACGGCATAGGCGGCATTAAGTTAACCCCGGGCCTCGGCCCTGTATGCGAAATCTCATCGAACGTTGCAGGGGAAGCGTCAAGGGTCGCGTTTGTTACCTTGGGTAAAGGCTCGGCACAAGGGTACAAAAACATTGCCATGGCGGCAGGCATCGGCGTGACAGCGCCACCCTTTTCCAGAGCCCAGCAGAAGCGCGTACACACACACAGGACCACGTACGTCTGCGAGCTGGTTCGTGCGGTGCGCGCGCAcgggcgtgcatgcatgcatgcacggggaggtgggcgcccaacaaaccgcggagcgggcggctttAACCTGCGCCGTGTCCGTCCGGCGGTGGTCACCACGGCGCATTAAAAGAGGACGCGGGCGCGCGCGCGCACAGAACTCAAGTGACCAGCAACAAACCTGCCCATCCATCGCTCACAAGCAAAAGCGAGGGCGCCGATCGTGCCATCGAGGGCGCCAGCCTTGTTCACGTACGGCGGTACGACGCCTCAACGGCCCTCACGAGGTACCTGCACGAGTGCACGGTGCAGCCAcaggcagcggcgggcgcgcccaCGGGCCACCCGCGCGTGTGCATGCAGCCGTGCAACTTGCCCACCGTCCCGGCGATGACAACGGGACAAAGCCTTCCTTTTGGGGCGAGCACGGCGTGGCTCACGGCAAGGAAAGGGACGGGCGTGTGTGCACGGGCACGCCCGGCTGCTCCCTAATCCTCCCCCGATGTCCCTTTCCTCCTGCTTAAGAAAAGAAAAGCAGGGCGGTTGCTTCCTGATTAGTTACCGCCAGCCACTAGGCGGATGATGTACGTTCAGATGTTCTTGCTTGGTTCACAGACATGCAATGCAAATTGGAGGAGTATGCTGAACACTCAAGGAAAGCATGCCACGCACGTACGTAGCCTCTGTAAAGCGTAGCCCGAACTCTTGGTAGTTGGTCAACTAATGCAACGGGGTTAGCCGTTGTAAAGCATGTAAGTTTTTGCGTGATCCCTTACGGTTGGATCTTGGATGGATGGTTCGAAGTTTCGCAGGATCTGGTTAATCTCCTTGTGGATATATTTATACTACTGTACTGACTGCAAAAGCATCATGCAGCTGCACCCACCCGTCGTGGTTGGTAAATGAATGAGATTCCGCACAGCCAGGCCAGGCCCTAACGGTATCcaaaccaacacatgcacacagGAAAAAGATACCCACCATCCATGGAGACGGAGGGGAACACAAGGGTTGGATCCCTTGAAGAACAGCGTTGATTTCCGGGACGTTGTTTCTTGGCAATTGATGGTACATCACGCACGTGAACACGGCTTAATTTACTTGCGTATCCATGCACACGAAGTAACATGGCCCAGTTTACTTTTCTCACTTAGTAGTAGTAACATACAAGTGTTGTTGTTTAATCGATCGATCCCTCCTTCGAggggaaaagaaaagagaaaagattAACGGCCGACGCCGGCGGGATCAGCTGGTCACGACCTCGCCACCGTCCGCGCGAGGCGCTGCACCTTGGCGGCGATCTCTGGGGGCACCCGCACGGCCGATCGGTGCGGCTCCTTGCACCGCCGGAGGTCCAGCCCCAGCGCGTCCGACACGTCCTCCGAGCTCCATCCAGCTCGCCTGAGGGAGTCTGAGCACCGGTCCGTCTTCAGGAGGAGTGTGTCGAGCACGGCCTCCGCGTCGGCGGCTGGCGGAGCCTCCTCGCCGTCGAACATCCCTGAGGCGGCCACCTCCACCATCTCGTCCACCTCCCTGTCCCTCCAGCCACCTTTCTTGAGCACCGATCCGAGCTTGTCCAGGTAGTTGTCCACCCAGCGCGGCGTCGACCTCCGAGGTGGCGAGCAGCAGCCTGACGAGGATGTGGATGCGGTGGAGGCTTCGGAGGACGACGAGTCGCGGCGGCGCCTGTCGGAGGCCGCGTCGCTCCAGAACTCGATCCAGCGCGGGGCCTGGCCGCCGCAGGCCGCGTCGAGGCTGCGGCGCGTGCAAGGCGTGCTCGTGCCGGAGGAGGGCATCGCCGCGAACGGGGAGGAGATGTCCATCGGCTGGAAGGACGACTCCCGGGTGAAGAAGTGGACGACGTCGAGGCCGCAGCAGAGGACGCGGTCGTCGGTGACGAAGAACACGGGGTTCCCGGCGAGGGAGGGGGTGCAGGGCAGGTAGCACCGATCGAAGAGCGGCACCAGCAGCGGCGCGCGCCGTATGGCGGAGCGGGCGAGCCGCCTCGCGCGGTCGGGGTCGGCCGGCCTCTTCCCCCAGCACCGCGGCCACAGCGCGCCCCTCGCGATCTGGAGCGACGCCGCGGCGACGGGCAGGTCGAACGCGGCGCGGAGCCCCGCGCGGGAGCGCCAGTCAGGGAACCCGGGGCCCGACGGCAGCCCGAGGGCCAGCACGGCGCGGAGGTCGGGAGGGAAGGTGAACCCCATCTCGGCCTCGGCGCGGGCGAGCTCCGCGTCGGAGAGCCCCGGGAGGATGGCCACCCCGGACGCCCGGAGGTGCGAGAGcacggacgacgccacgccctggAAGGAGTAGAGCCCGTGGCGCGGGGACGCCGATGCCGAGGAAGGGCCGGCCGCGGCGCGCGTGGACAGGCGGCGCAGGCCGGCCGCGTGCGCCGCCGGGGCCATGCCCGCCATCCGGTGCTCCACATCCACCATCGCGACGGTCCGACTCGCCGCGGCGAGCGGCTGCTTTCCCCTGTGCGTTTTGGCGTTTGGATGCGGGGAGCGGGGAGCTTGGGAGAGTCGGAGAAAAACGGCTGTGAGTGAAGGAGACGGGCGGACACGGTGGTAACGGAGTACGCTATATAGCGGGAGGCAGCCGTGGCCGTGGGGGTGTGTGGAGGGTGGAGGACAAGCCTGGGCCCAGAGGCAATGGGCCGTGGCCCCACCTGGGAGATCTGAGGTCCTGCCGCTGGGTGTTGCGTGGGCCCAGCCACAGCGATGCCTCCAGCATAGAGCACGCTCTAATCCAGACAAGAAAAAAATAAACGAAGAGGCGACGCTGATCGGTGTCAGACTGTCAGCAGGCAAGCAGCCTACAATGTGATCAACTGGTTTGTATTAGCATTTCTGTCTACTTTTCACCGCCAAAATTTAATGGCTAACAAAATTGGACAGGTCATGAAACTAGACTCTTTGCTCTGTTTCTTTGCGAACAAAAGCAGTAGCTCAGATATTTTCGTGTTGCACGTCAAATCGCGGGTAACCAAAGTATGGTCGAAGACCGTGAGGTCACGGTTAAATGCAAACACAAATTGTTTGAGTCCCAAGAGGAAAGCTTAACATGTGATTAACAAGAAAAAAAATAACATTCACGGTTTATGTCACACTGAACTACCACTATCGAAACGTCAACAAAAAGCTAACACTTTAATCTAATTTTTGGCaaaaaaaaactaccactttcgtTTGACAACCGGTTTGACGAttttgttcgcacacgaacacatcacTGTGTACCTTCAACACCGAGGGTGGTGCACCGTAGCTCACGTCTAAGCGCGATCCACAGAAAAACTTCTGAGAATCTGAAACCACACACATCTAGAAGGGACCCCGTCACGGAGTGttgtggctatgggctgccctaggtcggttcaaCAActcctagagcctcgggattcacaGCTCTCCAACACAAAGAACAATGAAGAACGAGATAGCAGAAACATGGGATAGAACGAAAAGTAGATGAAAAAAGTAATAGATGTAATAGATGTATTTTGCGATTGTGTGCTGTTCGGTCAGCCGTCACCTCTGACATATATAAGATGCGGCTGGACTTCCAATACAAGATGACTCCAAACCTCGTGTAAAATATTTCAAACTTAACCGAACTCGGATTCAGGTATGTCTGAAACatcagtttttttttgttttttttcaggACATATACTACTTTGGATGTTGACGTGCCCAAAAGCAAATTTAACCGCTTCAATGAGACGAACAACTTCCGTGTTGAACACTTTTTCATCTGAGGCCATCTGAATGACTTCATGGGTCCATCTTCAGCTTCTAACTGGGTTTAGCTGACATAGCCGGGCTTAGAATTCCATGTCACCTCCCTCTGATTTCGAGACCTCAGATTGAGAACTTGGATTGAGATCTCGGATTATGACGTCGGATTTCCTAGGACCTCGGATTGCACATGACCTCAGATTTCCTAGGACCTCGGATTGGCCAACTAGTTTTTTCAGCCTGATCTTGTTTTGACTCCACAAGCCACATACGgcctcggattgagatgatttatgtATCAAAATCGACTAGCTTGACGAGACGAAGACGTTTTGTGTACAAAACTCTTCATACGAGGTTGTCTTTGAGGGGTAATCGGTCGAACCGTACTCCACAACCATGGATCTCAATACTGAGCTCAATTTTCGCCTCTGAGATGAGGTCGGATGGCAATGACCTAAACATAAAAGGTGTTCACTTCAACGATATGAAAACTTTTGATGTTGAAAAATATTTCATTCGAGGCCATCTTAATTACATTTACGGTCGTGCCAAAAAATAGCGTCAACAGATTTTAAACGAGGTTATGACAACATTGGCCCACATGTCAAGTCCACGTGCGCCTACCGACTAACGGAGCTCAACCAATGACTGTTAGAGCCGTCGTTTGGTCCGACCAAGTCAAAGTGGCCACCCGACTCTCATCTTCCCCTCCATCTCTCATTCTCTCCCGAGCTCACTCGCAGCTTCTCCTCTCCTCGCACCTGGGCGACGCCGCGAGGATGCCTTCGTGGAACGACGGCGAGGAGAGCACAGACGAAGACACGAGCTACTTCGGTAGCATATAGATGGAGTATTTCATAAGTCATTTCTCTGCTAGGAGGGTTTGGGTTTCAAGATATTTGGGATTTCTTTGATTTGAGCTCATATCTATCAGTTGCTCACAATTCAAATTCTGATTTTGTTTTCATGGTAGCATTAAGTCCTTGCAGCATGGAAGAACCGTAAGCTTGTTTCCTATATTGAACAATATTTTGCGGCTCCGCATGTTCCTAATTGTTAGCTCTTTCCTGTGGAAGTTTTGGAACAAAATGAGGTGGCCTAAGATAGAGGGATCAATGCTTTTCATTTCTTTGAGAAAATAATTTCCTAGGAAAGATAAGTAGATGGCAATTGAACGTAATTTAAAGAAGAGTCAAGCAACTTCCATAGAGTTTGATATGAACAATATAGTTTTCTGCCACCTATGTGATCTTCGCGGGAACATAAGCGGCAATGATTGGCTTTTGCTATGCATATGCCTACCTGACAATGTTTCACCTTTTTTTGTGACAGGCTGATTGCTTAATTGAAATATGAGAACAAATTTTTTGGCTGACATGATAATCTGGTATGCGTCATCTTTTCATCATTCATATGTTGGTATAAAATAGCAAAATTCTGTTGGTCCTAGCATGAGCATTTCGTGATAACAGTTCTTATTTTTACCAGATTGATAATAATTATTTCATTGTGATATGGTAGTTCACACGCTATCGATTGATTTATCTTTGTGACTTTATACATCTACGTTCAAGTATCTAGGACTGGGTTTATTTTAGATAATAAATCTTTGTGActttgccggtattctccctctttgtgtaaaccttccatgttatgagagaaaaggcattagaattactccatgaagccatattatgcataaaaacattataaataatagtaggaaatcatgatgcaaaatggacgtatcatgcacaAACCCGGACACTCCTCTTGATGATTTGAATCTGCCTCCTGGCCTAGGACACATGATGTCTTCATTCATCTTGAATGAGAAATACAAGATTACACAAGCAAAACTGGTGCACAAAAAGAAAGTGCAAAAGGAAAAGGAACTGAGGAAAAAATATGCTTTCAATATCCCCTCAACAACTTGTCACACTACAGTCTGAAATTCATCAGCTGTGTAAGGAATATGAAAGACAAGCCAATCATTGTTTTGGCGTCAAAGAACGATTCATCACTAACTCAACCAAGGTAGATGAAGACCACAACAAAAGAGAAGCCGCCAAGTttggcttgaaggaaatatgccctagaggcaataataatgttattatttatttccttatttcatgataaatgtttattattcatgctagaattgtattaaccggaaacttgatacatgtgtgaatacatagacaaaaagagtgtcactagtatgcctctacttgactagctcgttgaatcaaagatggttaagtttcctagccatagccatgagttgtcattcgattaacgggatcacatcattagagaatgatgtgattgacttgacccattccgttagcttaacacttgatcgtttagtatgttgctattgctttcttcatgacttatgcatgttcctatgactatgagattatgcaactcccgaataccgtaggaacactttgtgtgctaccaaacgtcacaacgtaactgggtgattataaaggtgctctacaggtgtctccgatggtacttgttgagttggcgtatatcgagattaggatttgtcactccgattgtcggagaggcatctctgggcccactcagtaatacacatcactataagccttgcaagcattgtaactaatgagttagttgcgggatgatgtattacggaacgagtaaagagacttaccggtaacgagattgaactaggtattgagataccgacgatcgaatctcgggcaagtaacataccaatgacaaagggaacaacgtatgttgttatgcggtttgaccgataaagatcttcgtagaatatgtgggacccaatatgagcatccaggatccgctattggttattgaccggagacgtgtcttggtcatgtctacatagttctcgaacccgtagggtccgcacgcttaaagttcggtgactatcggtattatgagtttttgtgttttgatgtaccgaaggtagttcggagacccggatatgatcacggacatgacgaggagtctcgaaatggtcgagacgtaaagatcgatatattggacaactatattcggacaccaaaagtgttccaggtggtttcggagaaaaccggagtgccggaggggttaccggaacccctcggggaagtattgggccttagtgggcccgaggggagagagagggcagcagcccaggaggtggcgcgccccctcccatgaggagtccgaattggactaggggagggggcgcggcccctctttccttcttcctctccctctctttccttcccccttccctcttcttagttggactaggaaaggggagtcctactcctactaggaggaggactccccccctccttggcgcgccccaagggccggccggcctccccccttgctcctttatatacgggggcagggggcacctctagacacacaagttgatctgttgatctctcccagccgtgtgcggtgcccccctccaccataatccacctcgatcatatcgtagcggtgcttaggcgaagccctgcgtcggtagcaacatcatcaccgtcaccatgccgtcgtgctgacgaaactctccggcgaaactctgctggatcggagctcgcgggacgtcatcgagttgaacgtgtgctgaactcagaggtgccgtgcgttcggtacttggatcggtcggattgtgaagacgtacgactacatcaactgcgttgcgctaacgcttccgc
This window of the Triticum aestivum cultivar Chinese Spring chromosome 5D, IWGSC CS RefSeq v2.1, whole genome shotgun sequence genome carries:
- the LOC123121726 gene encoding uncharacterized protein, producing MVDVEHRMAGMAPAAHAAGLRRLSTRAAAGPSSASASPRHGLYSFQGVASSVLSHLRASGVAILPGLSDAELARAEAEMGFTFPPDLRAVLALGLPSGPGFPDWRSRAGLRAAFDLPVAAASLQIARGALWPRCWGKRPADPDRARRLARSAIRRAPLLVPLFDRCYLPCTPSLAGNPVFFVTDDRVLCCGLDVVHFFTRESSFQPMDISSPFAAMPSSGTSTPCTRRSLDAACGGQAPRWIEFWSDAASDRRRRDSSSSEASTASTSSSGCCSPPRRSTPRWVDNYLDKLGSVLKKGGWRDREVDEMVEVAASGMFDGEEAPPAADAEAVLDTLLLKTDRCSDSLRRAGWSSEDVSDALGLDLRRCKEPHRSAVRVPPEIAAKVQRLARTVARS